In Zingiber officinale cultivar Zhangliang chromosome 11B, Zo_v1.1, whole genome shotgun sequence, a single window of DNA contains:
- the LOC122033387 gene encoding cysteine protease XCP1-like produces MSMATSITANLALFLICINLINIMSSALPPDFSILGYSDEDLTSPDKLIHLFELWMSKHSKSYSSPEEKLMRLDLFEDNLKHIDETNRKQRSYWLGLNAFADMSQDEFKAKYLGLNQIDVPRSRGSSSVFRYENAGDLPKSVDWRKKGAVTRVKDQGQCGSCWAFSTVAAVEGINQIVTGNLTSLSEQELIDCSSENNGCNGGLMDYAFSYIASTKGLHAEEDYPYLMEEGTCEQKRADLEVVTISGYEDVPENSEESLMKALAHQPVSVAIEASGRDFQFYSGGVYDGHCGSELDHGVAAVGYGSSKGQDYIVVKNSWGSRWGEKGYIRMKRNTGRIEGLCGINRMASYPTKDQ; encoded by the exons atgtccatggccacctccATCACCGCCAACCTCGCCCTTTTCCTGATCTGCATCAACCTCATAAATATTATGAGCTCCGCCCTTCCCCCCGACTTCTCCATCCTCGGCTATTCCGACGAAGACTTGACCTCCCCTGACAAGCTCATCCACCTCTTCGAGCTGTGGATGTCCAAGCACAGCAAATCGTACTCCTCTCCGGAGGAGAAGCTGATGAGGCTCGACCTCTTCGAGGACAACCTGAAGCACATCGACGAGACTAACAGGAAGCAAAGAAGCTACTGGCTCGGGCTCAATGCGTTTGCCGACATGAGCCAGGATGAGTTCAAGGCGAAGTATCTCGGACTGAATCAAATCGATGTGCCGAGAAGCAGAGGTTCAAGCTCTGTCTTTCGGTACGAGAACGCCGGCGACTTGCCCAAGTCCGTCGACTGGAGGAAGAAAGGTGCAGTGACCCGTGTTAAGGACCAAGGCCAATGCG GAAGCTGCTGGGCTTTCTCCACTGTGGCTGCTGTGGAAGGCATAAACCAGATAGTCACTGGGAACTTAACTTCTCTCTCTGAACAAGAATTGATCGACTGTAGCAGTGAAAACAATGGATGCAATGGAGGACTCATGGACTATGCCTTCTCCTACATCGCGTCGACCAAGGGACTGCACGCCGAAGAGGACTACCCTTACCTGATGGAAGAAGGCACTTGTGAGCAAAAGAGGGCTGATCTGGAGGTGGTCACCATCAGTGGCTACGAGGATGTGCCGGAGAACAGCGAAGAGAGCCTGATGAAGGCGCTGGCGCACCAACCTGTGAGCGTCGCCATTGAAGCTTCGGGCAGAGACTTCCAGTTCTACAGTGGG GGAGTGTATGATGGGCACTGTGGGAGTGAGCTCGATCATGGGGTGGCGGCGGTAGGGTATGGGTCGTCGAAGGGGCAAGACTACATCGTCGTGAAGAACTCGTGGGGTTCGCGGTGGGGAGAAAAGGGTTACATAAGAATGAAGAGGAACACCGGAAGAATTGAAGGCCTGTGTGGGATCAATAGAATGGCTTCTTATCCAACAAAAGATCAATGA